In a single window of the Luteibacter rhizovicinus DSM 16549 genome:
- the erpA gene encoding iron-sulfur cluster insertion protein ErpA: protein MGGMNNPFPMAPSPDYRSAGAPLIFTEAAARKVHQLIEEEGNPGLKLRVYISGGGCSGFQYGFTFDEDQAEDDLAVSREGVTLVVDPLSLQYLTGAEIDYAESFSGSQFVIRNPNAKTTCGCGSSFSA from the coding sequence ATGGGTGGCATGAACAACCCCTTTCCCATGGCGCCGTCCCCGGACTACCGGTCCGCTGGTGCGCCGCTGATCTTCACCGAAGCTGCTGCCCGCAAGGTGCACCAGCTGATCGAGGAAGAAGGCAACCCCGGCCTGAAGCTGCGCGTCTACATCAGTGGCGGCGGTTGCTCGGGCTTCCAGTACGGCTTCACATTCGACGAAGACCAGGCCGAGGACGACCTCGCGGTCTCGCGCGAAGGCGTCACGCTGGTCGTCGATCCGCTCTCGCTGCAGTACCTCACCGGTGCCGAGATCGATTACGCGGAATCGTTCAGTGGTTCTCAGTTCGTCATCCGCAACCCGAACGCGAAGACGACCTGTGGCTGCGGCTCGTCGTTCAGCGCATGA